A region from the Clostridium beijerinckii genome encodes:
- a CDS encoding FAD/NAD(P)-binding oxidoreductase produces MDYDVLILGGGIIGCAVAYELSKYNINIALIEKDYDIANDLSCSNTAVIYDGSETYDDSMCKLEKVGMNLIKKHCKKFNIKYNKVGALRVSSNQNKYSMFDIMYKNARQRGIDGIHIIDHNEIYNIEPNLGINANKALYSENVALISPYNLAVSYAEVAADNGVNFRLEEEVIDIKNISKGFKVTTNKNKFTCKFVINTISNEISTYKQNEVYSEIRNKKMKYILFNQELENNINGVVINDIDDDTFTINISTSSKGNLIGIKSKHCLSLEEELELSESILTGIKKELITNMFTETYSGNGICIDDSNIKDGYIKVTGNHYAKITIAPAIALDIEEKIKINMNITKKRDYIDKKREVYVFRNMSKEQRSKVINLDERYGNIICSCNSISEGEIVDSIRRPLGARTVEGVKRRTGIGLGSCNGSYCNMKIIKILAREMNKSILSIVDDSMDSKVLVGRIKEFNEI; encoded by the coding sequence ATGGATTATGATGTATTAATTTTAGGTGGAGGCATAATTGGCTGTGCAGTAGCATATGAACTTTCCAAATACAATATAAATATAGCTTTAATTGAAAAGGATTATGATATAGCAAATGATCTGTCTTGCTCTAATACAGCAGTTATTTATGATGGTTCAGAAACATATGATGACAGCATGTGTAAATTAGAAAAAGTAGGAATGAATTTAATTAAAAAGCACTGTAAAAAGTTTAATATTAAATATAATAAAGTAGGTGCATTAAGAGTTTCATCAAATCAAAATAAATATAGTATGTTTGATATAATGTATAAAAATGCTAGACAACGTGGTATAGATGGAATACATATAATAGATCATAATGAAATTTATAATATAGAGCCTAATTTAGGTATAAATGCAAATAAAGCTTTATATTCTGAAAATGTTGCATTAATTTCTCCTTATAACTTAGCTGTTTCTTATGCAGAAGTAGCGGCTGATAATGGAGTTAATTTTAGATTAGAAGAAGAAGTTATAGATATTAAAAATATTTCTAAGGGATTTAAGGTGACTACAAATAAAAACAAATTTACTTGTAAATTTGTAATTAATACAATTTCGAATGAAATTTCTACTTATAAGCAAAATGAAGTTTATAGTGAGATAAGAAATAAAAAAATGAAATATATATTGTTTAATCAAGAATTAGAGAATAATATAAATGGTGTTGTTATTAATGATATTGATGATGATACTTTTACAATAAATATTTCAACATCATCAAAAGGAAATTTAATAGGAATTAAAAGTAAACATTGTTTGAGTTTAGAAGAGGAGCTAGAATTATCTGAAAGTATTTTAACTGGTATAAAGAAAGAATTAATAACTAATATGTTTACAGAAACATATAGTGGAAATGGTATTTGCATAGATGATAGTAATATTAAAGATGGATATATAAAGGTTACAGGAAATCATTATGCAAAAATAACAATTGCACCAGCTATTGCTTTAGATATTGAGGAAAAAATTAAAATAAATATGAATATAACTAAAAAAAGAGATTATATTGATAAAAAAAGAGAAGTCTATGTATTTAGAAATATGTCTAAAGAACAAAGAAGTAAAGTAATTAATTTAGATGAAAGGTATGGAAATATTATTTGCAGTTGCAATAGTATTTCAGAAGGAGAGATTGTCGATTCTATAAGAAGACCTTTAGGGGCAAGAACTGTAGAAGGAGTAAAGAGACGTACAGGAATAGGCCTTGGGAGTTGTAATGGATCATATTGTAATATGAAAATAATAAAAATTTTAGCTAGAGAAATGAATAAAAGTATTTTAAGCATAGTAGATGATTCTATGGATTCTAAGGTTTTGGTAGGAAGGATTAAGGAATTTAATGAAATATAA
- a CDS encoding DUF370 domain-containing protein yields MFLHLGENVVVPIKDIIGIFDLQNTMYSSDTIQFLRLAEEDGFVQRITEEQPKSFIIAEVKNKSKIYLSPISSTTLTKRTDMNYGS; encoded by the coding sequence GTGTTTTTGCATTTGGGTGAAAATGTTGTAGTGCCTATTAAAGACATTATTGGAATATTCGATTTACAAAATACAATGTATAGTTCTGATACAATACAATTTTTAAGATTAGCAGAAGAAGATGGATTTGTGCAAAGAATTACAGAAGAACAACCAAAATCTTTTATAATAGCAGAAGTTAAGAATAAAAGTAAGATATATCTTTCACCAATATCATCAACAACATTGACAAAAAGAACTGATATGAATTATGGTTCTTAA
- a CDS encoding DNA replication/repair protein RecF encodes MYIKNIGLVNYRNYENLRIELSKNVNVFIGDNAQGKTNILESIYYCAFAKSHRTSKDKELINWKMDNAYISLFIIKKRLDKKIDINILRDGKKAIKVNNIKVNKIGELFGIFNVVMFSPEDLKVIKEAPNLRRKLLDMELSQINSKYYFNLVQYNKILNERNILLKSKNFNSDVLEVYDIQLIEYADYIISKRLEYIDKINFYGNKIHNEITSGKEKIDFRYNCTVNLDDFKSNYLKKLQDNIVRDRERGLTSVGPHRDDFNVFINAIDTKTFGSQGQQRTAILTMKFSSLKIIKEITGEYPVLLLDDVLSELDINRKKYILSTIKDIQTVITCTGIDDLRDYLDDKAKIFNVSDGQILN; translated from the coding sequence ATGTATATTAAAAATATAGGTTTGGTTAATTATAGAAATTATGAAAACTTAAGAATAGAATTGAGCAAGAATGTGAATGTATTTATAGGAGATAATGCTCAAGGTAAAACTAATATTCTTGAGTCAATTTATTATTGTGCTTTTGCGAAGTCTCATAGGACTTCAAAAGATAAAGAATTAATAAATTGGAAAATGGATAATGCTTATATAAGCTTATTTATTATAAAAAAGAGATTAGATAAAAAAATAGATATAAATATTTTAAGAGATGGAAAAAAAGCTATTAAAGTAAATAATATCAAAGTAAATAAAATAGGTGAATTATTTGGAATATTTAATGTCGTTATGTTTTCACCAGAAGATTTGAAAGTTATAAAAGAAGCTCCCAACTTAAGAAGAAAACTGTTAGATATGGAGTTATCTCAAATAAATTCAAAATATTACTTTAATTTAGTTCAATATAATAAGATTTTAAATGAAAGAAACATTTTATTAAAAAGTAAAAACTTTAATTCAGATGTTTTAGAAGTATATGATATACAATTAATTGAATATGCTGATTATATTATCTCAAAGAGGTTAGAATATATAGATAAGATTAATTTTTATGGAAATAAAATCCATAACGAAATAACATCTGGTAAAGAAAAAATTGACTTTAGATATAATTGCACTGTTAATTTAGATGATTTTAAAAGTAATTATTTAAAAAAATTGCAAGATAATATTGTTAGAGATAGAGAAAGAGGATTAACTTCAGTAGGACCACATAGAGATGATTTTAATGTTTTTATAAATGCGATAGACACAAAAACATTTGGTTCTCAAGGGCAACAGAGAACAGCAATTTTAACTATGAAGTTTTCATCTCTAAAAATTATTAAAGAGATTACTGGAGAATATCCTGTTTTATTGTTAGATGATGTTCTTTCAGAGCTTGATATAAATAGAAAAAAGTATATATTAAGTACAATCAAAGATATACAGACAGTAATTACATGTACTGGAATTGATGATTTAAGAGATTATTTAGATGATAAAGCCAAGATATTTAATGTATCAGATGGACAAATTTTAAATTGA
- a CDS encoding transcription repressor NadR: MNSIDRRENIIKLLLESNEPIKGSVIAKKYSVTRQVIVKDIAILRAKGKNIIATPDGYMINKNENKVKAIIAVTHNEEEMFNEMSIVIKYGGTIEDVVVEHPLYGQIAGMLMIKNYNELNKFVEKYKEQRARLLSVLTNGVHLHTISAESEHNIHLIISELKKCNFIVSDLED; encoded by the coding sequence ATGAATTCTATTGATAGAAGAGAAAACATAATTAAACTACTCTTAGAAAGCAATGAACCAATAAAAGGAAGTGTAATAGCAAAAAAGTATTCTGTAACTAGACAAGTAATAGTAAAAGATATAGCAATTCTTAGAGCTAAGGGAAAAAACATAATAGCAACTCCAGATGGATATATGATTAATAAAAATGAAAATAAGGTTAAAGCAATTATTGCAGTAACACATAATGAAGAAGAAATGTTTAATGAAATGAGTATAGTAATTAAATATGGTGGAACAATTGAAGATGTGGTAGTAGAGCATCCTTTATATGGACAAATAGCTGGAATGCTTATGATTAAAAATTATAATGAATTAAATAAATTTGTTGAAAAATATAAAGAGCAAAGGGCTAGATTATTATCAGTATTAACTAATGGAGTTCACCTTCATACTATATCAGCAGAAAGTGAACATAATATTCATTTAATTATATCAGAATTAAAAAAGTGCAATTTTATAGTTTCAGATTTGGAGGATTAA
- a CDS encoding DNA gyrase subunit A — protein sequence MDFNEGKLIDVDIKNEMKKCYIDYAMSVIVGRALPDVRDGLKPVHRRILFSMQELGLYPEKGYRKCARIVGDVLGKYHPHGDTSVYDALVRMAQDFSMRYMLVDGHGNFGSVDGDGAAAMRYTESKMNKIAVEMLRDINKNTVDFMPNFDGEEQEPVVLPARYPNLLVNGSSGIAVGMATNIPPHNLGEIIDGTVMLIDNPDATVLDIMTKIKGPDFPTGATIMGKAGIRAAYETGRGKVVVRAKAEIEEENGRNKIIVTEIPYQVNKAKLIENIADLVKDKRITGISDLRDESDRDGMRIVIELKRDANPNIVLNLLYKHTKLQDTFGVIMLALVNNQPKVLNLKQILEYYIEFQRDVITRRTVFDLNKVEARAHILEGLKIALDNIDEVISIIRNSKTSEIARNTLIERFNFSEKQCQAILEMKLRRLTGLERDKIDDEYNELMKQVEYLKSILESEEKLLGVIKDELIEIKNKYSDERRSKIEKILNEIDIEDLIQVEDVVITLTNSGYIKRILADTYSSQRRGGKGIQAMTTKEDDIVEHVMITSTHSDVLFFTNKGRVYKLRAYEIPDAGRQAKGTNLINLIAIEPDEKIQTVLTVTDDKREGFLFMGTKNGIVKKTPISEFKNLRKNGLIAISLKDGDELLKVKNTHGDANIMVITQNGYAVKFNEKNVRPMGRTASGVKAINLKGDDIAVCMDIAVDGEELLVISENGYGKRTPITAYKLQNRGGVGLITYKISDKTGKLVGATICKVDDELMLINSNGVAIRINVSDISVTSRSAMGVTLMRTHEDEKVVAIAKILSSYDSEKQLLEGNPDDNDLVEEINNIEE from the coding sequence ATGGATTTTAATGAAGGAAAACTTATAGATGTAGATATTAAGAATGAAATGAAAAAGTGCTATATAGACTATGCAATGAGTGTTATAGTTGGTCGTGCCTTGCCAGATGTAAGAGATGGTTTAAAACCAGTACATAGAAGAATACTCTTTTCTATGCAAGAATTAGGGTTGTATCCGGAAAAAGGATATAGAAAATGTGCGAGAATAGTAGGAGACGTTTTAGGTAAGTATCATCCACATGGAGATACTTCTGTTTATGATGCATTAGTAAGAATGGCTCAAGATTTCTCAATGAGATATATGTTAGTTGATGGTCATGGAAACTTTGGCTCTGTGGATGGTGATGGAGCGGCTGCAATGAGATATACAGAGTCAAAAATGAATAAAATTGCTGTTGAAATGTTAAGAGATATTAATAAGAATACAGTTGATTTTATGCCTAACTTTGATGGAGAAGAACAAGAACCAGTAGTATTACCAGCTAGATATCCAAATCTCTTAGTTAATGGTTCATCAGGAATTGCTGTTGGAATGGCAACTAACATTCCACCACATAACTTAGGTGAAATAATAGATGGTACTGTAATGCTTATTGATAATCCTGATGCTACAGTATTAGATATTATGACTAAAATTAAAGGTCCTGATTTTCCAACTGGAGCGACTATAATGGGTAAGGCTGGAATAAGGGCAGCATATGAAACAGGAAGAGGAAAAGTAGTTGTAAGAGCAAAGGCTGAAATCGAAGAGGAAAATGGAAGAAATAAAATAATTGTTACTGAGATACCATATCAAGTAAATAAAGCAAAACTTATAGAAAATATCGCTGACTTAGTAAAAGATAAAAGAATCACTGGAATATCAGATTTGAGAGATGAATCAGATAGAGACGGTATGAGAATTGTAATTGAACTAAAAAGGGATGCTAATCCTAATATAGTATTAAATTTATTATATAAACATACAAAGCTTCAGGATACATTTGGAGTTATTATGTTAGCATTAGTTAATAATCAACCAAAGGTTTTGAATTTGAAGCAAATATTAGAATACTATATAGAGTTTCAAAGAGATGTAATAACAAGAAGAACTGTATTTGATTTAAATAAAGTTGAAGCTAGGGCACATATATTAGAAGGTCTAAAAATAGCATTAGACAACATAGACGAAGTAATAAGTATAATAAGAAATTCTAAGACTAGCGAAATAGCAAGAAATACTTTAATCGAAAGATTTAATTTTTCTGAAAAGCAATGTCAAGCTATATTAGAAATGAAATTGAGAAGATTAACTGGTCTAGAAAGAGATAAAATTGATGATGAGTATAATGAATTAATGAAACAAGTAGAATACTTAAAATCCATTTTAGAGAGTGAAGAAAAGTTATTAGGTGTTATTAAGGATGAACTTATTGAAATAAAAAATAAGTATTCAGATGAGAGAAGAAGTAAAATCGAAAAGATTCTAAATGAAATAGATATAGAAGATTTAATTCAAGTAGAAGATGTTGTTATAACATTAACTAATTCAGGATATATAAAAAGAATTTTAGCAGATACCTATTCATCACAACGAAGAGGTGGTAAGGGTATTCAAGCTATGACAACAAAGGAAGATGATATTGTTGAACATGTAATGATAACATCAACGCATTCAGATGTTTTATTCTTTACTAATAAGGGAAGAGTATATAAATTAAGAGCTTATGAAATTCCTGATGCTGGAAGACAAGCAAAAGGAACAAATTTAATAAATCTTATAGCCATAGAACCTGATGAAAAAATTCAAACTGTATTAACAGTAACAGATGATAAAAGAGAAGGATTCTTATTCATGGGAACTAAAAACGGTATAGTAAAGAAAACTCCAATAAGTGAATTTAAGAACTTAAGAAAAAATGGATTAATTGCAATAAGCTTAAAAGATGGAGATGAATTATTAAAAGTTAAGAATACCCATGGAGATGCTAATATTATGGTAATAACTCAAAATGGTTATGCTGTTAAATTTAATGAAAAAAATGTTAGGCCTATGGGAAGAACTGCATCTGGAGTTAAAGCTATTAATTTAAAAGGTGATGATATAGCAGTATGTATGGATATTGCTGTTGATGGAGAAGAATTATTAGTAATAAGTGAAAATGGATATGGAAAGAGAACTCCTATAACAGCATATAAGCTACAAAATAGGGGTGGAGTAGGATTAATAACTTATAAGATTAGTGATAAGACAGGAAAACTTGTTGGAGCTACAATATGCAAAGTTGATGATGAATTAATGCTCATTAATTCTAACGGAGTAGCTATTAGGATTAATGTATCTGATATTTCCGTTACAAGTAGGTCTGCAATGGGTGTAACATTAATGAGAACTCATGAAGATGAAAAAGTAGTTGCCATAGCTAAAATATTAAGTAGTTATGATTCTGAAAAACAATTACTTGAAGGTAATCCGGATGATAATGATCTAGTAGAAGAAATAAATAATATAGAAGAATAA
- the yaaA gene encoding S4 domain-containing protein YaaA encodes MNKIKINTEIIKLDAFLKWAAIVSSGSEAKFYIQDGLVKVNNEICIQRGKKLKVGDIVSFQDSDFEIV; translated from the coding sequence ATGAATAAAATAAAAATCAATACTGAAATTATAAAATTAGATGCCTTCCTAAAGTGGGCTGCTATTGTTAGTTCAGGTTCAGAAGCTAAATTTTACATACAAGATGGATTAGTAAAAGTTAATAATGAGATTTGTATTCAACGCGGAAAAAAATTAAAAGTTGGAGATATTGTAAGTTTCCAAGATTCAGATTTTGAAATAGTATAA
- the gyrB gene encoding DNA topoisomerase (ATP-hydrolyzing) subunit B, with translation MEQNNREYDENQIQVLEGLEAVRKRPGMYIGSTSSRGLHHLVYEIVDNSIDEALAGYCDKIEIYINEDNSITSCDNGRGIPVGLNAKMGKSSVEVIMTILHAGGKFGGGGYKVSGGLHGVGASVVNALSEECTVTVKREGHIWQQDYRRGKVVEDLKIIGDSDETGTKVYFKPDSEIFEDVVFDFEVLAQRLRELAFLNKGIYIKLVDKRTEKEEVFHYEGGIKSFVTYLNRNKISLHEEPMYIEGMKDNISVEIALQYNDGYTENIFSFANNIDTVEGGTHLVGFKTALTRVFNDYAKRFGYIKDNDKNFTGEDVREGLTSVISIKIEEPQFEGQTKTKLGNSEVRGIVDSFVGENIGIFLEENPNIGKIIIDKALMAARARDAAKKARELTRKSVLERSALPGKLADCSSKDPKECEIYIVEGDSAGGSAKQGRNRKFQAILPLRGKILNVEKQRLDRILNSDSIRNMITAFGGGIGKDFDVEKLRYNRIILMTDADVDGAHIRTLLLTFFYRYMKELIEDGHVYIAQPPLYKINKGKKEIYTYSDAELEKVLQEIGGKDNSTDIQRYKGLGEMNANQLWETTMDPDNRILLKVNIDDAMLADEIFTILMGEKVEPRREFIEQNAKNVVNLDI, from the coding sequence TTGGAACAAAATAATAGAGAATATGATGAAAATCAGATACAAGTTCTTGAGGGATTAGAAGCAGTAAGAAAAAGACCAGGTATGTACATTGGAAGTACAAGTTCAAGAGGTCTTCATCATTTAGTTTATGAAATAGTTGATAACAGTATTGACGAAGCATTAGCTGGTTATTGTGATAAGATAGAAATTTATATTAACGAAGATAACTCAATTACATCATGTGATAATGGTAGAGGTATTCCAGTAGGCTTAAATGCTAAAATGGGAAAATCAAGTGTTGAAGTTATAATGACAATACTACATGCTGGAGGTAAATTCGGTGGTGGAGGATATAAAGTTTCAGGTGGATTGCATGGGGTTGGTGCATCTGTAGTCAATGCTCTTTCAGAAGAATGTACTGTTACAGTAAAAAGGGAAGGCCACATTTGGCAACAAGATTATAGAAGAGGCAAGGTAGTTGAGGATCTTAAAATAATAGGTGATAGTGATGAAACTGGTACAAAGGTATATTTTAAACCAGATTCAGAGATATTTGAAGATGTAGTATTTGATTTTGAAGTTTTAGCTCAAAGGTTAAGAGAGTTAGCATTTTTAAATAAAGGTATTTATATAAAGTTAGTAGATAAAAGAACAGAAAAAGAGGAAGTATTTCACTATGAAGGTGGAATTAAATCATTTGTTACTTACTTAAATAGAAATAAAATATCTCTTCATGAAGAGCCAATGTATATAGAAGGTATGAAAGATAACATATCTGTTGAAATAGCATTACAGTATAATGATGGATATACTGAAAATATTTTTTCATTTGCCAATAATATAGATACAGTTGAGGGTGGAACACACTTAGTTGGATTTAAAACAGCATTAACTAGAGTATTCAATGATTATGCTAAAAGATTTGGATATATAAAAGATAATGATAAAAACTTTACGGGTGAGGATGTAAGAGAAGGTCTTACATCTGTAATATCTATTAAGATTGAAGAACCACAGTTCGAAGGTCAAACTAAAACAAAACTAGGCAATAGTGAAGTTAGAGGAATTGTTGATTCTTTTGTAGGAGAAAATATAGGTATATTCTTAGAAGAAAACCCTAATATAGGTAAGATAATAATAGACAAGGCTTTAATGGCAGCTAGAGCTAGAGATGCAGCTAAAAAAGCAAGAGAATTGACAAGAAAATCAGTATTAGAGAGATCTGCATTGCCTGGGAAATTAGCAGATTGTTCTTCAAAGGATCCTAAAGAATGTGAAATTTATATAGTCGAAGGAGATTCAGCAGGCGGATCTGCAAAACAAGGAAGAAATAGAAAGTTCCAAGCTATTTTGCCGTTAAGAGGTAAAATACTAAATGTTGAAAAACAAAGATTAGATAGAATATTAAATTCAGATTCAATAAGAAATATGATTACTGCATTTGGCGGAGGAATAGGAAAAGATTTTGATGTTGAAAAACTTAGATACAATAGAATTATACTTATGACAGATGCCGATGTTGATGGTGCTCACATAAGAACATTATTGTTAACATTCTTTTATAGATACATGAAAGAATTAATAGAAGACGGGCATGTATATATTGCACAACCTCCATTATATAAGATTAACAAAGGTAAGAAGGAAATATATACTTATTCGGATGCTGAGCTAGAAAAGGTATTACAAGAGATTGGTGGAAAAGATAATTCTACTGATATACAAAGATACAAAGGTCTTGGTGAAATGAATGCAAATCAATTATGGGAGACAACAATGGATCCAGACAATAGAATATTATTAAAAGTAAATATTGACGATGCAATGCTTGCTGATGAAATATTTACAATTTTAATGGGTGAAAAAGTTGAACCAAGAAGAGAATTTATAGAACAAAATGCTAAAAATGTTGTCAATTTAGATATTTAA
- a CDS encoding N-acetyltransferase, whose amino-acid sequence MLKGHNVYLRLVEKKDISILYKLSSEEKVRKYNTIPNDIQNNNQGNNLRKALSIINEKKVLIGFITYNKSNDCNNVYSIGITIGSKYWGKKYGQDAIKTLLKYLFEELNAIKVGLEVIKYNLRAINCYKKCGFVEEGIRRDKVHIDGEYVDTIIMSILRE is encoded by the coding sequence ATGCTTAAAGGACATAATGTATATTTAAGGCTAGTAGAAAAAAAAGATATAAGTATATTGTACAAACTATCTAGTGAAGAAAAAGTTAGAAAATATAATACAATACCAAATGATATACAAAATAATAATCAAGGAAATAATTTAAGAAAAGCATTAAGTATAATTAATGAAAAAAAGGTTTTGATTGGGTTTATAACGTATAATAAAAGTAATGATTGTAATAATGTATATTCTATAGGAATAACAATTGGCAGTAAGTATTGGGGGAAGAAATATGGTCAGGATGCCATAAAAACCCTATTAAAGTATTTATTTGAAGAACTTAATGCTATAAAGGTAGGATTAGAGGTTATAAAGTACAACTTAAGAGCTATAAATTGTTATAAAAAATGCGGTTTTGTAGAAGAGGGCATTAGAAGAGATAAGGTTCATATTGATGGTGAATATGTAGATACTATAATTATGAGCATACTTAGAGAATAA
- a CDS encoding serine--tRNA ligase, giving the protein MLDLKRIRSNPDEIKNALSNRGEDFDVTVIDEIITLDEERRRILVEVEALKSKRNQVSNEIPKLKKAGEDVTAIMSEMRELGDEVKAFDTRVTEIDERIKYIMLRIPNIPNPQVPDGGSDEDNIEIKKWGEPSKFSFEPKAHWDLGTDLNILDFERGGKVAGSRFTIYKGLGARLERMIISYFLDKHTCENGYTEILPPYMVNRESMTGTGQLPKFEEDAFKVENNGYFLIPTAEVPVTNMYRNEVFSAAELPIKHAAYSACFRAEAGSAGRDTRGLVRQHQFNKVELVKFCKPEDSYSELDKLVIDAESVLQGLGLPYRIVRICKGDLGFTAALKYDIEVWMPSYNRYVEISSCSNFEDFQSRRANIKYRETPNDKPQFVHTLNGSGVAIGRTVAAILENYQREDGTVVIPEILRRYMNCDEIK; this is encoded by the coding sequence ATGTTAGATTTAAAAAGAATTAGAAGTAATCCAGATGAAATTAAGAATGCTTTATCAAATAGAGGAGAAGATTTTGATGTTACAGTTATTGATGAAATAATAACACTAGATGAAGAACGAAGAAGAATATTAGTAGAAGTTGAAGCATTAAAAAGTAAAAGAAATCAAGTTTCAAATGAAATTCCTAAGCTTAAGAAAGCAGGTGAAGATGTTACTGCAATAATGTCTGAAATGAGAGAATTAGGAGATGAAGTTAAAGCTTTTGATACTAGAGTAACGGAAATAGATGAAAGAATAAAGTATATAATGCTTAGAATACCTAATATACCTAATCCACAAGTACCAGATGGTGGAAGTGATGAAGATAATATAGAAATAAAGAAATGGGGAGAACCAAGTAAATTTAGCTTCGAACCAAAAGCACATTGGGATTTAGGAACTGATCTTAATATATTGGATTTCGAACGAGGTGGAAAGGTTGCAGGTTCTAGATTCACTATTTACAAGGGATTAGGAGCTAGACTAGAAAGAATGATAATCTCTTATTTCTTAGATAAGCATACATGTGAAAATGGGTATACTGAAATATTACCACCATATATGGTTAACAGAGAAAGTATGACTGGAACAGGTCAATTACCAAAGTTTGAAGAAGACGCATTTAAAGTTGAGAATAATGGATATTTCCTAATTCCTACTGCTGAAGTTCCTGTTACCAATATGTATAGAAATGAAGTATTCTCTGCGGCAGAGTTACCAATTAAACATGCTGCATATTCTGCATGCTTTAGAGCAGAAGCCGGTTCTGCAGGTAGAGATACGAGAGGGCTTGTTAGACAACATCAATTTAATAAGGTTGAATTAGTTAAGTTCTGTAAACCAGAAGATTCTTATTCTGAATTAGACAAATTAGTTATTGATGCAGAATCAGTATTACAAGGATTAGGATTGCCTTATAGAATAGTTAGAATATGTAAAGGTGATTTAGGATTTACTGCAGCTTTAAAATATGATATAGAAGTATGGATGCCTAGTTATAATAGATATGTAGAAATATCAAGTTGTTCAAATTTTGAAGATTTCCAATCTAGAAGGGCAAACATTAAGTATAGAGAAACTCCAAATGACAAACCACAATTCGTGCATACACTAAATGGATCAGGAGTTGCTATAGGAAGAACAGTTGCTGCTATATTGGAAAACTATCAAAGAGAAGATGGTACAGTAGTAATTCCTGAAATTTTAAGACGATATATGAATTGTGATGAAATAAAATAA